In a genomic window of Candidatus Methylomirabilota bacterium:
- a CDS encoding septal ring lytic transglycosylase RlpA family protein gives MHHALGGRRRVAPARTVIRGRLWSAALVLFTLAGCASVPPREPTPSPSPAVVGLASWYGPQHHGRPTASGESFDMQALTAAHRTLPLGTRLRVTNLENGRMVVVRVTDRGPYAPGRIIDLSLAAARTLGMLERGVARVRLEVMPGPE, from the coding sequence ATGCACCACGCGCTCGGTGGCCGGCGCCGGGTTGCTCCCGCACGCACGGTCATACGCGGCCGATTGTGGAGCGCCGCGCTCGTCCTGTTCACCCTCGCCGGCTGCGCGTCAGTCCCGCCGCGGGAGCCGACTCCGAGTCCGAGTCCGGCCGTCGTCGGTCTCGCCTCGTGGTACGGGCCCCAGCACCATGGACGGCCCACGGCCTCGGGTGAGTCCTTCGACATGCAGGCGCTCACCGCGGCCCATCGGACACTCCCGCTGGGTACCCGCCTGCGAGTCACCAACCTGGAGAACGGCCGGATGGTGGTCGTGCGGGTGACCGATCGGGGGCCCTACGCGCCCGGGCGAATCATCGACCTGAGCCTCGCCGCGGCCCGCACCCTCGGCATGCTCGAGCGCGGCGTCGCCCGCGTGCGGCTCGAGGTGATGCCCGGGCCCGAGTGA
- a CDS encoding YMGG-like glycine zipper-containing protein, which produces MRRILSTMVVISFVVGTLAACAVQSQPVVTTPRTYQGAGAGAAVGAGAGALIDKNNRWRGAVIGGALGAVLGGTVTEISSRAAREAAAEGRPVTYQSQDGWQRVEAHPQGRTASGCRQVQERVYQDGKLVREQMREVC; this is translated from the coding sequence ATGCGACGAATCCTGAGTACGATGGTCGTGATCAGCTTCGTGGTCGGCACCCTGGCCGCCTGCGCGGTCCAATCGCAGCCGGTCGTGACGACGCCGCGGACCTATCAGGGCGCCGGCGCGGGCGCGGCCGTCGGGGCCGGCGCGGGTGCCCTGATCGACAAGAACAACCGCTGGCGTGGGGCCGTCATCGGCGGAGCCCTGGGCGCGGTGCTGGGAGGCACCGTGACCGAGATCTCCTCGCGCGCGGCACGGGAGGCGGCAGCCGAGGGCCGGCCGGTCACCTACCAGAGCCAGGACGGCTGGCAGCGCGTCGAGGCGCACCCGCAGGGGCGGACCGCCAGCGGCTGCCGCCAGGTGCAGGAGCGCGTCTACCAGGACGGGAAGCTCGTGCGCGAGCAAATGCGCGAGGTCTGCTAG